The window CACGGCGGACGCCGGGGGACCGGGCTGGACGCGGTCGAGTGGGCGCGGCGGGCCGCCGAGCTGGGCGCCGGGGAGATCCTGCTCAACTCGATGGACGCCGACGGCACCAAGGCCGGGTTCGACCTGGCCCTGATCGGGGCGGTCCGGCAGGTGGTCGAGGTCCCGGTGGTCGCCAGCGGGGGCGCGGGCGCGGTGACCGACTTCCCCCCGGCGGTCGACGCGGGCGCCGACGCGGTCCTCGCCGCCAGCGTCTTCCACTTCGGCGAACTCACCATCGCCGACGTCAAGAACGCCCTCCAAACCGCCGGCCACCCCACCCGCTAGCCCCCGGCCCGTCCGCCCGTCCGGGGTTCCGACGATCTTGCAGTTGTGGTGCCCGAATCGGGGTACTCATCCGGATTTGCGTACCACCACAAGTGCAAGATCGTCGGGCTATCCGGGGTCGTTTTCGGGGGAGCGGCGGGGGTGGGGGATGGTGGTGCGGGCGGAGAACTCGAGCACTGCGGCGGCGTGTTCGTCCTCGTGGAGTTCCCAGTCCGTGGCCTCGCCCGGAGCGGCTCGCCGGCTCAGCACCGCGTGCACCGTCTCGACCGCACTGGCCAGGCCGCCGCGCGGGCGCGTACGCCAGAGGTGTTCGCCGGCCGGGGTGACCCGGAACCAGCCGTCCGCCACGTTGATCAGCTCGGCACCGGCGAGTCGGCGTACGGCCGCCTCGACCTCGTGCCGGCCGGGGATGGCGTGGTTGAGGTGGTCAGCGGTGGAGAGGACGTCGGCGAGGCGTACGCCCTCGGGGCGGCGGGTGGTCGCGGACCGTCGGTGTCGCCCGGCGCCTCCGGCGATCACGAGCGACACGAAGATCCAGGCGTCTGCCCAACGCCACCCCTCATCCCCCATGGGCAAATGATGCCGTGTGATCGCCGTGGAGGGAACCATTGCGGGGACTGTGTTTCCCGCCTCACCCGCTCCCGAGCCCCGGACCTGCGACAACGAACCCTGTCTATGCCGGTCCGGCGGCTGTGGCGGCCGGCTGCCCGGGGGCCGGACCGGCGGCGGTGGGCGGGATGTGGAACATCGGGATGAACAGGTGGGCGAGCGGCCCGATGGCGAGCGCGTACACGACCGTGCCGACGCCGACCGTGCCGCCGAGCAGTACGCCGACCGCGAGCACCCCGACCTCGATCACCGTACGGACCAGCCGGATGGAGCGCCCCGGGCGGCGGGCGACAAAGCCGGTCATCAGCCCGTCGCGGGGACCGGGGCCGAGTCGGGCACCCAGGTAGAGACCGGTGGCCACCCCGTTGAGCAGGATCCCGGCGACCAGGAACCCGATCCGGGCGGCGAGCGCCGACGGGGTGGGCAGGACGTACTGCCCGGCGTCGACCACCAGCCCGATCACCACCACGTTGCTGACCGTGCCGATGCCGGGGCGCTGCCGCAGCGGGATCCAGAGCAGCAGTACCAGGGCGCCGACCACGATGACCACCGTGCCGAAGGAGAGCCCGGTGCGTTCGGCCAGGCCCTGGTGGAAGACGTCCCACGGGTCCAGGCCGAGCGTCGACTCGAGCATCAGCGCCATGCTGAAGCCGTAGAGGATCAGGCCGGCGAAGAGCTGCACGAGGCGCCGGGTCAGCCGGTCACGGAGGTTGCCAATCTGGGTCACGGATGCCACTCTAAGTACCAATTCGAGGGCCGGAAGATAGCCAATTGAGGGTGGGTGGCCATGACGGTGCTGGTACGTGGCACGCAATTGGCTCGCCTGCTGGGTCAGTGGCACTCGTTGCCGGGCCGCCGCCGCAGTCCCGACTACCTCGCCCTCGCCAGTTCCGTACGCGGACTGCTCGCCGACGGTCGGCTGCCGTTGGGCGTACGACTCCCGGCCGAACGTGAGCTGGCCGAGGCGCTGCTGGTCAGCCGTACCACGGTCACCGCCGCGTACCGGGAGTTGCGCGAGAGCGGCCA of the Micromonospora sp. NBC_01796 genome contains:
- the yczE gene encoding membrane protein YczE, producing MTQIGNLRDRLTRRLVQLFAGLILYGFSMALMLESTLGLDPWDVFHQGLAERTGLSFGTVVIVVGALVLLLWIPLRQRPGIGTVSNVVVIGLVVDAGQYVLPTPSALAARIGFLVAGILLNGVATGLYLGARLGPGPRDGLMTGFVARRPGRSIRLVRTVIEVGVLAVGVLLGGTVGVGTVVYALAIGPLAHLFIPMFHIPPTAAGPAPGQPAATAAGPA